One genomic region from Flagellimonas oceani encodes:
- a CDS encoding endonuclease domain-containing protein, protein MIIKYNPKLKELARELRRNATKSEVRLWQKLKRDQMHGYDFHRQKPIDEYIVDFFCNKLQLAVEVDGYSHQLEEVWEKDVIKKNRLNELGINVLRFSDAEVLRDMDNVLRAIEAYIFQFEANGNTPPSIPPS, encoded by the coding sequence ATGATTATCAAATATAATCCAAAGCTTAAGGAACTTGCAAGGGAACTCAGGAGGAATGCTACGAAATCTGAAGTACGGCTATGGCAAAAGCTAAAACGTGACCAGATGCACGGATACGATTTTCACAGGCAAAAGCCTATTGATGAATATATAGTTGACTTTTTCTGCAACAAATTACAGTTGGCCGTAGAGGTGGATGGTTATTCCCATCAACTTGAAGAAGTTTGGGAGAAAGATGTAATAAAGAAAAATCGTTTGAACGAACTTGGTATAAATGTGCTTCGATTTTCAGATGCTGAAGTTTTAAGAGATATGGACAATGTTTTGCGAGCGATTGAAGCATATATTTTTCAGTTTGAAGCTAATGGAAATACACCTCCCTCAATCCCTCCTTCCTAG